GTTGCCTCTGGCAGAAAAAATTAAATGCTTAGCTCTGTGGTGTTAAGTGGAATATCAAAGAGAACAAGGGCAGAAAAAAACAAGCAGATGCTTCTTGAGAATTAAAACAGAGAGGAATTAGGGAGATTTCAGATTCGCATAGGGATTAAACAATTTAGGTCAAGAGGAGAATTATGCTTTTAGACTGTTTCAAGAAGGGGTGTAAAATAGAATTTAGTTTGACTCTAAAGAAGATAAGTAGAGAACAAAAAATTTCTTATTAATTATTCATTTTCCTACAAATGCCACATCAACCAACGCCATATCCTATATATAATATTGCAGAAAAGCAAAATTAAGAGCAGAAAACCAAAAACTGAAAAAAGAATCCTCAAAATTCTCTTCTTTGCTTTTTCTACTTCTGTTGCAGTCTGTTTTATAATTTCCCTATCTATTTCTTGTATCTGTTCTTCTTTGGTTTTTTCCTGCCCTTCAACTTCAAGTCTTGTCCCGCATCTCTCACAAAACCTGCTGTCTTCCTCATTCTCAAAACCACAATCTAGGCATTTCATCTTTTTTCTCCCATAGAAAGATAAATTAGAAAAAGTTTAATATGGAATTACATTCTAAATATCTAATCCCTTTTTAGCCATGGTACCAAGAGAGATTATTGGGAAATCCTATTGAGATGGCAACCCATAGTCAGTTCTGTACAGTTTTACACTGTTCGTGCGGACATACCTGATCCCGATGGGTTCGAAAACGCACATCAGGGGGTCTATTCGTATTACACATCTCTCTAACCAATACCCGCATCCTTCCATGTTTCTTGAGATTTCCTTGTCATCAACTTTCATAGTATAAATAGGATAATACCATCTAACCCACACCATTCTTTTACTTTGCTCAACCACTAAAATCTTAAATGTGTGGGAATAGCCATACCGATCAACAAACTTTCCCTCGAATTGCTGAGGAGAACCAAGAACACTACATATACCACCTTGGCATGGTTCTTTAAGACCAAGGTCGAAAATTCTAATAGGCGTAGACGCAATCTTGTCACGTTCTCTCTCGGCGCGTTTTTTCTCTTCCTGTGCTTCCCGAGCTTTCTCTGCTTTTTCGTTTTCTATACGTTCTTGCTCTTTCTTCTCTAATTCGGCTTGTTCTCGCCTCGCTTTTTCTAGACGCTCTTGTTTTTTACGTTCATCTTCTTGTTTTGCTCTTTCTTCTTGCTCTATTTGTTGTGCTAGAAGTTCCTTTTCATGACGTTCTTTTTCTCTTGCTTCAGTCTTAAGTATTTTTTGATATTCTAACTGTTCAAGTCTTTTCTGTTGATTATCTGATATCTTTACAAAAAGCCAAATTAAAAGCAGACAAATAAGAACAGAAATAAGACTCAAAAGTTTCATCCTTCTCTTTTCTTCTTCTGTTACAGGCTGTCTTGCAATCTCCTCCATTATTTGGGGGGTTTCTACCCCCTGTTCTTCCTCAAATTTTTCTTCAGTTTCCTCTTCTTCTATTTCTGTTACTTCTATTGGCAAAACTGATTCTTTAGCCGTTTCAAGTCTTGCACCACACCTCTCGCAAAACCTGCTGTCCTCCTCG
Above is a window of bacterium DNA encoding:
- a CDS encoding zinc-ribbon domain-containing protein, producing MKCLDCGFENEEDSRFCERCGTRLEVEGQEKTKEEQIQEIDREIIKQTATEVEKAKKRILRILFSVFGFLLLILLFCNIIYRIWRWLMWHL
- a CDS encoding zinc-ribbon domain-containing protein, yielding MMCPNCDYKNEEDSRFCERCGARLETAKESVLPIEVTEIEEEETEEKFEEEQGVETPQIMEEIARQPVTEEEKRRMKLLSLISVLICLLLIWLFVKISDNQQKRLEQLEYQKILKTEAREKERHEKELLAQQIEQEERAKQEDERKKQERLEKARREQAELEKKEQERIENEKAEKAREAQEEKKRAERERDKIASTPIRIFDLGLKEPCQGGICSVLGSPQQFEGKFVDRYGYSHTFKILVVEQSKRMVWVRWYYPIYTMKVDDKEISRNMEGCGYWLERCVIRIDPLMCVFEPIGIRYVRTNSVKLYRTDYGLPSQ